The following DNA comes from uncultured Devosia sp..
ACTGCCCCGCGGGGCCGCCAATGGATTGGCCCGGACGCACACGCATTGGCATGAGCCGCAGGCCATAGGGTGCCGTGGGATTGCGCCAGCGCTCGAGCAACCGCTCGAACACGCCGTCCGCCTGCTCGGCGGCGCTATAGCCCACGATGTGAAAGAAATCCGCGGCTTCTGCCGCCACATCGGTGCGTCCCAAGAGGATCACCGACAACTGGTCGGGCACGGAAAGTCCCGCATTGCCCAGGAGGCTGCGCAGATGCGCGCCATTCTCCACGCCCCAGACCAGCACGGCCCGGCGCTTGCCTTCGCGTCCGGCGAGAGTGGACGACAGCGTTTCCACCACGGCCTGTTCGAAATCTCCGGATGGCAGCTTGGGCAGGCAGATTTCCGGCTGCAGCACCCCGGCAAACTCATCCTGCTGCCGCATGGCACGATAGCGATGCAGCCCGAATTCATTGGCCAGAAAGAAACGCTCGGTTGTGACCAGGGTGATGTGCTCATGACCCGTCGCGACGAGGCGGCGAATGGCTGCTGCGATCGGTTCGCCCCATTCGAATCCCACGGCATCGACGTCGGTGCCGACCAACCAGGCCCCATCCACCACGATCGTATCGGTCTTGCGGCGAATGGCCGAGATCATCTCGACCGGCATGGCATCAAAGGAATTCTGGATGATGCAGGCGTCAAAGCGCGGCAGGGTCTGCAGCACCTGTCGTGCGTGCGCGGCATTGGAATAGCCCACGTCGAGGGTGACATCGCCCGCATCGGCGATCTTTTGCTGCAAACGGTCCAGCACATTGCGGGCACGCGCATTCTGCAGCGAGCGGCGCAGCAGCATCACGCTCCGGCCCGTGCGGCTCGCAGCGGGCTGCGGCACCGGAGCCTGCCCCCCTTTGCCGCCATTGAAGAAGGTGCCGCGACCGACATGGGCGGCGATCAGACCATCCTGCTTGAGGCCATCGAGCACACGCTCGACATTGGTTTGCGACAGCGAAAAGTCCTGCATCAATTGCCGGACGGTGGGCAATTTCTCTCCCGCAGCCGCAGTTTGAGCGGCGGCAAGCAGGTATGATCGCAATGCTGACAGGTCGGGCATGAACTTCCCCATATACAATACAATTACATTTCACAATGCTTAGAGCGCAGGCACCGTGATCACGATTTGATCGCTGTGGCGCTTGCGTTTGCGCGTGTCATTGCGTAGTTCATCAAGGCAAGAACGTTGATAATACAATATGTATTGTATTGTCCACTGTAAAAACTGGAGGAAGTTCCTTGTTCAAGACATCGCTTACCGTGACCGTCGCGGCGCTGGCTCTGGCTGCCGCATCCACTGCCGTTTCGGCACAGGACGGCCCGATCACGCTGCTGGTCGGTTACTCGGCCGGTGGGAGTGCTGACTTTGCTGCCCGCGTCATGGCGCCCGAGCTGACCGAACGCCTCGGCCGCACCGTCGTGGTCGAAAACGCCACCGGCGCCAGCGGCATGATCGCCCTGCAGAACCTGATCAATGCCGAGGCCGACGGCAGCACGCTCTATTATGGCGGCTTCGACACCGTTGCCGTGCCCATGGTCAATGCTGCGGTCAATATCGACTGGAAGGCCGAGACCATCCCGGTGGGCCGCACCGCCACCACCTCGCAGACCATCGCCGTTCCGGCAGCCTCCCCCTATACGACGCTGACCGAATTGGTCGATGCCGCCCGCGCCGAGCCCGACACCATCACCATCGGCACCCCTGGCATCGGTTCGGCCCAGCACTTTGTGGGTGAAATGATCTCCCATGCTGCCGGCGTCACTTTCCTCCACGCCCCCTACCAAGGCGGTTCGCAGGTTTCCAACGACCTGCTCGGCGGCATGCTGGATTCGGCCGTCTTCACCACCTCGACCGCTCTGCCCTTCGTCAATGAAGGCAACATGCGCGCTCTGGCCGTGACCAGCGAAGAGCGTTCCGACGCGCTCCCCGATGTTCCCACCCTCAACGAAACCGCCGGTCTTGAAGGCCTGGCACTGCCGCTCTGGCAGGGCATTTTCGTCAAGGCCGGCACCGACGAGGCTTTCGTGGCCGAGCTGGGCGCCGCCATCGAGGCTTCGCTGGCCGAGACCGACGTGCAGGAGCGTCTCGCCACCGCCGGCTTTACCGCCGCTCCCCTGGCACCGGCCGAGTTTGCCGCCTTCATCGACGAACAGGCCGCGACCTACGCCCAGATCGTCGAGCAGTCGTCCATCTCGATCCAGTAACACGATCGGGCCGGGCCGCCCCTCCCTCGGCGACCGGTCCAGCGCAGCGCGGCCCCAGGCCAGCGCTGCGCTTCCTCTTCTGTCTCTCCTGCCGGAAAGCCTGTCATGACCGTTGGAATGTTCGAATCCTTCGTTACCCGCCACTGGTTCAGCGACACGGCCAAGCAGATCTGGAGCGACGAACAAACCCTGCAGGCCTGGCTTGATGTCGAGGCCGCGCTGGCGCTGGCCCAGGCTGACCTGGGTGTCATCCCCGCCGATGCGGCACCGCAGATCGCCGCAGCCTGCGACGCGACCCGCTTCGATCCCGACCAGCTCAGCCGCGACATCGCCCATGCCCAGCACCCCTTCGTGCCGGTGCTGAAGCAGCTCGAAAAGCTCTGCGGCGATCCGGCCGCCGGCTATATTCATTGGGGCGCCACCACGCAGAACATCTTCGACAGCGCATCGGCCCTGCAGATGCGCCGCACCCATGCCCATGTCGACGAACGCCTCGCCCATGCCGAACAGGTCCTCTCGGCCCTGGCGACCACACACCGCGACACCGTCCAGGCCGGCCGCACCCATGGCCAGCATGCCCTGCCGATGACCTTCGGCTTCAAGGTTCTCGGCTGGCTCGAAGAACTGCGCCGCGATCACCAGCGCCTCAACGCCCGCATCGACGAAAGCTTTGTTGCAGCTCTCGGCGGCGCTATCGGCACCTTTGCCGCCATGGGCGAAAAGGGCAGGGCTGTGGAAGCCGGCATGGCCGCCCGCCTTGGCCTCGTGCCTGCCGGCCTGCCGATGCGCTCATCCTTTGACCGTGGCGCCGACTATATTGCCGCGCTCGGTCTTCTCGCCGGCACCGCCGAACGCATCGCTCGCGATGTCGTCTTCATGCAGCGCACCGAGATCGGCGAAGTCGAGGAAGCCTTCCACATGGGCAAGGTGGGCTCCTCCACCATGGCGCAGAAGCGCAATCCGTCCACGGCCCTGATGCTGATCAGTCTCTGCCGCCTGCTGCAGGCGCGCGTCACGCTGGCCATGGGCTCGATGGTGCGCATGGACGAAGGCGATTCCTCGGCCACCAATATCACCGATGTGGCTCTGCCCGAGATCGGCATCCTCGCCGCGTCCATCGCAGAAACGCTGGATCGCCTGCTCGACGGCCTTGTCGTCCATGCCGACAGGATGGCGGCCAATCTTGCCCTCACCAATGGCCTCATCGTCTCCGAAGCCGCCATGATGCAGATGTCCGATCAGATCGGCCGCCATCACGCCCATGAGCTGCTCTACGATGCAGCCCAGCGCACGGTCAGCGAGGGCATTCCCTTCCTCGAAGCCATTCGCCAGCACGAGGTGATGGCCAACCTGCCCGAACACCAGGCCATCGATCTCGACCCCTCGGCCTACACCGGCGCCAGCGCAAGTCTCGTGGACGACCTGGCGCGCTGAGCGTCCTCTACCGCAGCAGTG
Coding sequences within:
- a CDS encoding GntR family transcriptional regulator, translating into MPDLSALRSYLLAAAQTAAAGEKLPTVRQLMQDFSLSQTNVERVLDGLKQDGLIAAHVGRGTFFNGGKGGQAPVPQPAASRTGRSVMLLRRSLQNARARNVLDRLQQKIADAGDVTLDVGYSNAAHARQVLQTLPRFDACIIQNSFDAMPVEMISAIRRKTDTIVVDGAWLVGTDVDAVGFEWGEPIAAAIRRLVATGHEHITLVTTERFFLANEFGLHRYRAMRQQDEFAGVLQPEICLPKLPSGDFEQAVVETLSSTLAGREGKRRAVLVWGVENGAHLRSLLGNAGLSVPDQLSVILLGRTDVAAEAADFFHIVGYSAAEQADGVFERLLERWRNPTAPYGLRLMPMRVRPGQSIGGPAGQ
- a CDS encoding tripartite tricarboxylate transporter substrate binding protein, translating into MFKTSLTVTVAALALAAASTAVSAQDGPITLLVGYSAGGSADFAARVMAPELTERLGRTVVVENATGASGMIALQNLINAEADGSTLYYGGFDTVAVPMVNAAVNIDWKAETIPVGRTATTSQTIAVPAASPYTTLTELVDAARAEPDTITIGTPGIGSAQHFVGEMISHAAGVTFLHAPYQGGSQVSNDLLGGMLDSAVFTTSTALPFVNEGNMRALAVTSEERSDALPDVPTLNETAGLEGLALPLWQGIFVKAGTDEAFVAELGAAIEASLAETDVQERLATAGFTAAPLAPAEFAAFIDEQAATYAQIVEQSSISIQ
- a CDS encoding adenylosuccinate lyase family protein produces the protein MTVGMFESFVTRHWFSDTAKQIWSDEQTLQAWLDVEAALALAQADLGVIPADAAPQIAAACDATRFDPDQLSRDIAHAQHPFVPVLKQLEKLCGDPAAGYIHWGATTQNIFDSASALQMRRTHAHVDERLAHAEQVLSALATTHRDTVQAGRTHGQHALPMTFGFKVLGWLEELRRDHQRLNARIDESFVAALGGAIGTFAAMGEKGRAVEAGMAARLGLVPAGLPMRSSFDRGADYIAALGLLAGTAERIARDVVFMQRTEIGEVEEAFHMGKVGSSTMAQKRNPSTALMLISLCRLLQARVTLAMGSMVRMDEGDSSATNITDVALPEIGILAASIAETLDRLLDGLVVHADRMAANLALTNGLIVSEAAMMQMSDQIGRHHAHELLYDAAQRTVSEGIPFLEAIRQHEVMANLPEHQAIDLDPSAYTGASASLVDDLAR